The following proteins are co-located in the Bacteroidales bacterium genome:
- a CDS encoding DUF1080 domain-containing protein gives MAMSLSSCKQSGAGKSTEAAVDTTLNYLTAQEKADGWILMFDGKTTNGWRGYGKPTFPDSGWVVEDGTLRCIGSGQGEAGGKGGDIIYDKRFKDFDLKLEWKISPGGNSGIFILAEELPGEPIWKSAPEDQILDDAKHPDAMLGKDGNRKAGSLYDLIPTKVPAKPAGEWNQVEIISYQGTVVFKMNGETGLEFHLGTPDWEKMIKESKFKDFPEFGKIREGYIGLQDHGNDVWFRNIKIKPL, from the coding sequence ATGGCCATGTCGCTCTCATCATGCAAGCAGTCTGGTGCCGGAAAAAGCACAGAGGCTGCCGTTGACACCACACTGAACTATCTTACCGCCCAGGAAAAAGCCGATGGATGGATTCTTATGTTTGACGGAAAAACAACCAACGGCTGGCGTGGCTATGGCAAACCCACCTTCCCCGATTCAGGATGGGTTGTAGAAGACGGAACTCTTCGCTGCATCGGATCCGGACAGGGTGAAGCCGGTGGCAAAGGCGGAGACATTATTTACGACAAACGGTTCAAGGATTTTGATCTGAAACTGGAATGGAAAATCTCCCCCGGCGGTAACAGCGGAATCTTCATTCTGGCCGAAGAACTGCCCGGCGAACCCATCTGGAAGTCGGCTCCCGAAGATCAGATTCTCGACGATGCCAAACATCCCGATGCCATGCTGGGGAAAGACGGCAACAGAAAAGCCGGGTCGCTCTATGACCTGATCCCGACAAAAGTTCCTGCCAAACCTGCCGGAGAATGGAACCAGGTGGAAATTATTTCCTACCAGGGAACGGTGGTCTTCAAGATGAACGGTGAAACCGGCCTTGAATTCCACCTCGGTACACCCGACTGGGAGAAGATGATCAAGGAAAGCAAATTCAAGGATTTTCCTGAATTCGGCAAAATCCGTGAAGGATACATCGGCCTCCAGGACCATGGTAATGATGTATGGTTCAGGAATATCAAAATCAAACCCCTCTGA